The Bradysia coprophila strain Holo2 chromosome III, BU_Bcop_v1, whole genome shotgun sequence region aaaattttaagtaaagtcGTTTGACATAAATTACATTGTCACTGAGCAAGACTTACTTCAATAGTAAAGGCATATTCAATATTCTATATATTCTACACATATGTATGAATACGGACCATTTCTAGGACTGTGGCATTGCTTGTAAAAACTATCACACTGTTCTCTTTTGTATTGCCATCAGGgactaaaataaggatttctGTGCAGGTGGGAAACTTTTCAACGAGGCGCCTAAAAACGAAATCTTGGGCGCcaaagtaacaattttttatgccaaagtAATATCATGACCGTAAGTCTGGAGAGGGATTGCGGAATCAGTTCTCTTTCTCAATTCTATCAAAACTCTACTGATAGATAACGATTCACTacttcactgaaagatgtcgcagCAACAAGgccaatgtcaacagaaaaataattaaatttttactcaaaggatttcagtcaaataaaatgccattgTAAAGCccatgacctcaggactctggcacagtaatcagttttttaaTCGGCCCTATATCGCAGCTATATGCTTGGCGataagaatttgaaaaaacgtttgctgTCATTTCATCCATTCGTCAGACTCTTATCGCCAGGCCGATATAgggccgattgaaaaactgattactgcTGCAGAGTCCTTCAGTCCGtccagtaaaaaattaattatttttcggttgacattggctttgttgcgacatatttcagtgaagtagtgaatcgttctctaacagtagagttttgatagaattgagaaaatagaactgatgccgtaatccctctcctggGTCTTATTCGAAAAATCACTCAAAATGTCCATGAGTAATTCTTGGggtcattcaaatagtgcgcacgCTAAAAACGTGagacaaaacatcttttttgtATGCGATTTGGATGTTTTGTCTCATGTTTTTAGcgtgcgcactatttgaatgaccCTTACCGATttctcaaaacattttttttgttcgacgaAGAATCAAATTCCTGTGGTTCAGTTCATAGACAGGttcgaaaaaatcaaattaaaatgtcttATTCCTTCAGTATTCTATTTTCAACTTTAAGATTTCCGAATCGATCTCATAATTTTCCTTTGAAAAATACTTCCAAAAAGTTATTAGCTTCAACATCATCTTCGTCTTTTTTCTTATCcttaaaagaaacaaacaagTGGAGTCGATGAAATCTACTACGCTGTAGACATCTACTAAATCTTTATATCAAAATACTAAATACTACTGTTAGTGTAAATATCATTCCCTTATTTGAAAGCTGCAATCCAAGGGTTTATTGGTATGGTTGGagcgctgcataaaaaagcgaTCGAATCCGATATATCAAATTTGTGTACAGGAATTCACATTCAAATGTTGATATCTCCGTTGTTTTTAAGGAATAAGAAccagattttgctaggtttGCATCTTTTACGGAGCTTTATCAGCCATTATCATTTTTCAGATACGTTCAATCAAGCGTTCAATGCGCCGCAggcaaaacttttattaaaattagatTCTTCTCATTATTGTCAGATAATTATAACTTTTCTTGTGGGTAAATTTAGATTCGCAGGTGGGAATTAGAGGGGCGCAGGTGGGAATTAGAGGGGCGCAGGTGGGAAAATTCCCACCTGCGATGTTCCTTAGTTTAGTCCATGATTGCCATTACATTTCtttgattaattaatttcaataaaaaccagagcttacaaaaatttcacttagaaacggcaagcgtatTGCGATGAAACAATTAAATCTGTCTACTATTTGGTTTCAAGTGCAGCCTAGTGATCGAGgtagaatcttttacttcatttgttttaacacacACATTTTACTTATAAGGGAATAATAGCGAGAACACATCGCCATTTGTCATAGtttttgataacagatgacttgactagttgttttcaatttgtggTATCTCAGAATAAACGGATCTTTGACTAAATCTGGTTTCTAAAACTCAAGTGAAAGAGAACCTCTAAGAAAACGAAGAAAGttatgaattcaatttaatcaTCTGTACATTTCCCgaaatttactattttatACCAGTAGGTCAGTAATATATTTGAAAGATTCATTATTCATTCTGCAtagaatatttgaaatataCCGAAAACGTTCATCTGTTCATATAAAAACCTCCAATGATTGTGCTACCTCCGTTCATATACGGGAAAGTAAAGGAGGTACAAtaataaattccaaaaaaattcatgtatgTGCAGAGCACACGGGTCGTGGaataatttgttaaattaaaaatttcaacttaaaatttatgtttttaacTTCTAAGATAATATTGACAGAAAAAACCAATCGTCCAATGGGACACACTGTTTAATGTATGCACGTTATCTACATCGCTTTTGATTGTTCCAATGAAAAAATATGCTAATGTAAACATTGTTGTTCTCTTGAATTCTTGGTATTGTGTTGAATCGACACTATTTAGCAGTGAATGGTTAGATGCCGAGCTgtataattgaatttcattcagTAGAAGTTCAGATGTGATCATGAacgtcaatttgaaaattttgtttttgattataatttttgtgtggaagCAAAACGGTTTTTTTGCTGCATCAGCTGGTATTTCGTGTAAGGACGGTAATGGAAAGTCGGTAGACTGGTAACTATTGAACGCTTTCAACGTttatgaataataataataaggAGTGTGTAACGATCAGGTTTTATGCATACAAATTACCATCAACATATAATGGTGCTGACAAAAAAGATAATGGCTTATCGTTTTTATACATCACGGCTACATCAAGTGACTTGAAACGTTGGACTTTATCAGACAAAACCGTTGATGACCCTAACAGTGTTATTGGCAGGACTGTGGCTCAGGGTTCCGTGGACGAAGTATGACTGAATACTTTTAATATACTTATAGAATCTTAGTTAATTGGTTAATAGGGAAGATTAGTTGTCGCGTACAATGATGAGCCACCAACTGAAGATCCAGTTGGCACCGATGGACATACGAAAGGTCTTGTTGTTGCAGATAAATACTCAGGATTTTGGTTAATTCATTCGGTACCGAAATATCCTGATTATAGTGCAGACAATTGGTATCCGCACAGTGGACGACATTATGGTCAAAGTTTCTTATGCATATCAGTCAATGCAACACAAGTCGATAAAATTGGAAAGCAATTGATTTACAACGAACCTGATATTTATATAAACAGAACCAACCAATTTGGCAATCTGTATCCATTTCTATATAGTGCTGTAATTGGAAAACGAATTAAACAGCCACCATACTGGAATgtagaaacaattttgtcaaCGAAAGGAGTGGAGTTTCACTCATTTGCCAAAAATCGAAGTTTCAAGAAAGAACTTTACGAAGATTTTGTTGCACAAACtttgaacacaaatttatACGTCGAGACATGGTGTCACGGAACTGGACTCATACCCTCCAATTGTCCAATTTCAAAGCGAAGGTAACGACTACAGACACAGTTATTGAAGTTCAGCAAATAACATTCGGTTGCCTCTATTTTAATTTAGTGTGTGGAATGTTACTGCAATTAAAATGGACCAATTCCGCTATGAATTTAATTCTACGGAAGATCATTCCAAGTGGGCTGTTAGTACGGAAGGTTCTTGGATCTGTGTTGGAGATATAAATCGAGCTGTAAGTTAACACACCTATTGTTGGGGTAATGGTTtattaacattttgaaaataggaACACCAAAAAGTTCGTGGAGGTGGAACAGTGTGTCAACAATCGGTAGTTTCTGAAGCTTACGCAGCTTTAATCAAATCCTTTGCTCCTTGTCCGGCGTCGTAGTTTGCTTGagtaatttatgatttttcaatgaacatcaataaataaaagaaaaattcgtaGAAAGAACAGTCGCTGCTAATTTTATAATTCGACTGAGTGTGGGAATGGTTGGCTCGTCGCATATAGTATTAATTCAAATTGCTTTAATGGGACCGTAAATGTGTTGCAATTCGTTTGAGAGATTAAGTTTCGCTTAGAGCTTTGAATCAACTGGGTAATTATGTTGGCTATGAATTTCCGCCCAactaaaatatgcaaaattcgGATATAAATGCATTTTCCAGCCACACATTCCAAACAAACTCCATAAGTGCATGCCATTAAAACATTAATAAGCAAATCAAAAGGGATCCTTGAAAGGAATTTAAGCATGTAAACTTCTAGTGTATTGAACAAGCACACGAAAAAGATAACCCAACGGATCAACAGATGAGCGTTATATTTTTACATGAATAATTCATTAGCCTTTGAGATGGTTCCCACACAGAAAATATGTTATGTATCACCGCATTTCGTAAGTACATAAGATCCCAAATCCCATTATGAATTATTTCGAACCATGTATGCGATGAACGCAGAGCATGGCCCAATTTAATGAACGAGATACTTCAGCTAGTATGGTCGCATGGATGAAAGCATATCATAATGCATGGCTCCCATAAGCCCCCGCTGccattttattattacaattttacatGCATAACTtatcccatttggaattggaACCACCTATTTGTGCTATGTATTGAGTCTGGTTTACCTCTTAACACGGTCGTTGTATGCtctgaaataataattatctgtTCAAAATGCGTTATTAAGAGTCCATGGACAGAGCATGATATACTGTTTGACGATTTATTATATACAAAGCACAGTTTTGGCCGCCTTTACAGTCACAGAGCTATGTATGGAATATGAAAGCAGTTCATAGCACGATGCATGATGATAATGTTTGAATGATTAATGAGTTGCTGTAAGTATCTTTGCCGAATGCAACAAACATGTTTAGGGAACGATATGGTAGCTTGTTACCCTTGTTGCCGGGTCATTTTTTGCAGTTGTCCCAAAACGCTTTTAACATCACGATTCCACTGCAATACACTCATTGATGTGGAAACAACACAGTTGCGACGCAAGGAATTAAATCTTATTAAGAACTGGTGGGAATAGAAATGGTAATCTGGAAACTTGCAGGCCTTTTAGAAGCATGGGTAAGATACAGTAGATTAGATTGGAAGCCGTGGAGAGTAAATGTATGTACGTGTAAGAACATTTTCCGTTTGGGACATACAATAAATACTTTTGAGCTTTACCAGAGCATGCAGATATAATGGGTTTATTACTTCAGTTGTTTGAGGCATCGATCGCAAAGTTTTTGGTAcataatctactacttcattagaTGTTtgatacattttgctatatataaAGTTATAttacttatttttgtcgtggtggtcgataacagatggcaataagtttttaaaatcaaaatataacGCGATACGCTATTGTATACTAGAGCTAGGATAGCATCAgtctaatttatattttaaatcttttacataacaaggaataaaaagttgaaaagtagagttgtCAGTTGTCGTGtcgattttgttgatccgaggcgaagccgaggtcaataaacacacgaaaacgagacttttcaactttaatcctgagttatgtaatggatttatccctagttatgtaatagtacatttcgtacctaggattcgtcgcactttttctccgtccaatatgataaatactattcgtaccacggactaaaagtcttttttagcgtattcgattccaaacctcgccttcggctctgtctggaaacttctcacacgctaaaaaagacttttagtcctaggtacgaaatgtgctattacatgcttttgaaacctaaaccaaatttcttgttttccctaggtgtgtaataagccactttcgaccctagggaaaaccaA contains the following coding sequences:
- the LOC119079451 gene encoding deoxyribonuclease-2-alpha-like; protein product: MNVNLKILFLIIIFVWKQNGFFAASAGISCKDGNGKSVDWFYAYKLPSTYNGADKKDNGLSFLYITATSSDLKRWTLSDKTVDDPNSVIGRTVAQGSVDEGRLVVAYNDEPPTEDPVGTDGHTKGLVVADKYSGFWLIHSVPKYPDYSADNWYPHSGRHYGQSFLCISVNATQVDKIGKQLIYNEPDIYINRTNQFGNLYPFLYSAVIGKRIKQPPYWNVETILSTKGVEFHSFAKNRSFKKELYEDFVAQTLNTNLYVETWCHGTGLIPSNCPISKRSVWNVTAIKMDQFRYEFNSTEDHSKWAVSTEGSWICVGDINRAEHQKVRGGGTVCQQSVVSEAYAALIKSFAPCPAS